From the genome of Cognaticolwellia beringensis, one region includes:
- a CDS encoding YybH family protein: MKKFPYYCLVALMSVSSFAWTSDLSSAIKAKNDKYIELFNEGKAEQLSQMFTEDALYLNDGFSIIQGRKEIAKQLKMEMSAGLATITLKTVELKSDNRTATEVGVWEVTIKGEKSNEKILGNYLVVWQKQSNGQWLIYRDVINYSEKHQTL; this comes from the coding sequence ATGAAAAAGTTTCCTTATTACTGCCTAGTTGCACTGATGAGTGTTTCATCATTTGCTTGGACCAGTGATTTAAGTTCAGCAATCAAAGCAAAAAATGATAAATACATAGAGTTGTTCAATGAAGGAAAGGCTGAGCAATTGTCCCAAATGTTTACAGAAGATGCATTATATTTAAATGATGGTTTTTCAATAATTCAGGGGCGTAAAGAAATAGCCAAACAGCTCAAAATGGAAATGTCGGCAGGGCTAGCAACCATAACTTTAAAAACTGTTGAACTAAAGAGTGATAATAGAACTGCAACAGAGGTCGGGGTTTGGGAAGTCACCATAAAAGGTGAAAAATCTAATGAAAAAATATTAGGTAATTACTTAGTCGTTTGGCAAAAACAATCTAATGGCCAATGGCTGATTTATCGTGACGTGATTAACTATTCAGAAAAACATCAAACCCTATAG
- a CDS encoding OmpA family protein: protein MVVLSSKRQFMALVLLVAMSFSSQAEKDCKVLEGDYCWYVSGALGLTLLEPYENNSGWQTFDDKDKGYKLYGGFVFNEHWFAELSYSNLGEALFRHKNPGINDTLKVEYSGVAAQAGYWLMPVNNDWNAFVRAGLAKMDSSSNLEREHEQLNNFQVVFSAGIQWRFIDQWMTRLEIDSYDKDSLFIGLSISRFFGESEAKRTVTRTQPKTNPNLSPTPKALLTNPATVVTRTENPDKDGDGILNTADQCPDSVKGLVVNERGCPVPFNITIQFASNSSGVDAKIQQEIDSLAAQLRLYRNAKVTLEGHTDWRGKQAQNQPLSLARAQTLAYALMQATGLPESAFTVVGHGELKPVDTNNTEAGRFNNRRVEINIEGN from the coding sequence ATGGTAGTACTCAGCAGTAAACGCCAGTTTATGGCGTTAGTTTTATTAGTGGCGATGAGTTTCTCTAGTCAAGCTGAAAAGGATTGTAAGGTACTAGAAGGTGACTATTGTTGGTATGTGTCTGGTGCTTTAGGTTTGACTTTGCTTGAACCTTACGAAAATAATTCTGGTTGGCAAACGTTTGATGACAAAGATAAGGGTTATAAGCTTTACGGCGGCTTTGTTTTTAACGAACACTGGTTTGCAGAGCTAAGTTATTCCAATTTAGGTGAAGCTTTATTTAGACATAAAAACCCGGGGATTAATGATACTTTGAAAGTAGAGTATTCAGGAGTGGCAGCGCAGGCAGGTTATTGGCTTATGCCAGTTAATAATGACTGGAATGCATTTGTTAGAGCAGGTCTTGCAAAGATGGATTCTAGCAGCAACTTGGAACGGGAACATGAGCAACTAAATAACTTTCAAGTTGTCTTTAGTGCGGGTATTCAGTGGCGCTTTATCGATCAGTGGATGACACGACTTGAAATAGACAGTTATGACAAAGACTCTTTATTCATAGGATTATCTATTAGCCGTTTCTTTGGCGAAAGCGAAGCAAAAAGAACAGTAACACGCACTCAACCTAAAACTAACCCTAATCTTTCACCTACACCTAAAGCTTTGCTGACTAATCCAGCCACAGTAGTCACTCGAACAGAAAACCCTGATAAAGATGGTGACGGTATTTTAAATACCGCTGATCAATGTCCTGATTCGGTTAAAGGCCTAGTCGTTAATGAGAGAGGTTGTCCAGTTCCGTTTAATATTACTATCCAGTTTGCTTCTAACTCTTCCGGTGTCGATGCAAAAATTCAGCAAGAAATTGACTCATTGGCTGCTCAATTGCGTTTATACAGAAATGCAAAAGTTACGCTTGAAGGTCACACTGATTGGCGAGGAAAACAAGCCCAAAATCAACCGTTGTCGCTAGCACGAGCACAAACTTTAGCTTATGCGCTAATGCAAGCAACCGGTCTCCCTGAGTCTGCCTTTACGGTAGTAGGTCATGGTGAACTTAAACCT
- a CDS encoding flavodoxin family protein, translating to MKKLLIVAHAPSENTQLMVEAILKGAQHSDIEQVKTSWIPPLETTPEDVLACDAIILGTTENLGYMSGALKDFFDRCYYPCLEVKQGLPCALYVRAGNDGTGTCRAVESICTGLRWNWIRPPLVCRGGWQSTFLDQCEELGMTMAAGLDVGIY from the coding sequence ATGAAAAAACTTTTAATTGTAGCGCACGCTCCTTCAGAAAATACGCAATTAATGGTTGAAGCGATCTTGAAAGGTGCACAGCATTCTGATATTGAACAGGTTAAAACAAGCTGGATACCGCCTTTAGAAACTACACCTGAGGATGTATTAGCATGTGATGCGATAATTTTGGGGACGACTGAAAATCTCGGTTATATGAGTGGAGCTTTGAAAGATTTTTTTGATCGCTGCTATTACCCTTGTCTGGAAGTAAAGCAGGGATTGCCTTGTGCTTTATATGTTCGTGCTGGGAATGATGGAACTGGTACTTGTCGGGCAGTCGAATCGATCTGTACAGGTTTGCGTTGGAATTGGATTCGACCACCATTAGTGTGCCGTGGTGGCTGGCAGTCAACGTTTCTTGACCAATGTGAAGAACTAGGTATGACAATGGCTGCCGGACTTGATGTTGGAATTTATTAA